CCTCTCCCGTCCCGGTAATCATCGACTTCCCGTCAAACCAGGTAATGGAGAAAATCACATCCTTCATCTCTTTTGCCCAGGCACCGGCATTCATATAGACCGCCCCGCCCACACTACCGGGAATCCCGGCCGCAAACTCCAGGCCCGACAGGGCGTGATCGGTACACCATTTGACCAGACCGGCCAGGCTGCAGCCGGTTTCGACTTCCACCAGATGGTGCCCATCCCGGTCCCGGCCCCGATTTCTGATCCCGGACATTTTTTCGAGCGTAATCACCACCCCCGGAAACCCCGTATCCAGAGCCAGGATATTGCTGCCTCTCCCCATGCAGACCCAGGGCAGACCGGAACCGGCGCAGCCCTTGACAACGCATGCAGCTTCGTCTGCAGCCTCCGGTCTGACAACCGCCCAGGCAAGGCCACCGATTTTGAGGGTAGTCATCTTCGCCAGAGAAACATCCCATTCGATATCTCCCTTCCAGAAACTCCTGATTGCCGTCCGGAACTTTTCCCGGCTCTGTTCTGCATCTTTAGCCATTCCCATTCATATCTTCCTCATTACTGAGGTGACCCCAT
This DNA window, taken from Pseudomonadota bacterium, encodes the following:
- the murB gene encoding UDP-N-acetylmuramate dehydrogenase, encoding MAKDAEQSREKFRTAIRSFWKGDIEWDVSLAKMTTLKIGGLAWAVVRPEAADEAACVVKGCAGSGLPWVCMGRGSNILALDTGFPGVVITLEKMSGIRNRGRDRDGHHLVEVETGCSLAGLVKWCTDHALSGLEFAAGIPGSVGGAVYMNAGAWAKEMKDVIFSITWFDGKSMITGTGEDLQFEYRRWLVKDPVLAVKTVLRLEEGERQEIDRKCREYVAGRRAKQPYGAASAGSFFKNPDGTPAGKLIQDAGLKGTRVGGAVVSELHANFIVNSGQATAEDVLCLMKKVQEQVRKESGVMLEPEVHFLGRGGLQR